One Kitasatospora sp. NBC_01266 genomic window carries:
- a CDS encoding ABC transporter permease yields MRQTLSQTLRKTARKLGRSGTASAVFLLVVLVVAIAAPLLAPVDPNRQSLLDAYTGPSAAHLLGADGIGRDILSRLMFGARTSLLGPALVVGVSLLFGIPLALLASWYGGWVDAVVARVFDLIYALPGLLLAVLTVALFGPGLTPAVAALSIAYVPFLARIVRAAARQQRVSPYVDALSVQGFGMVRISVGHVLRNIAPTVVGQAAIAFGYALLDLASLSYLGLAVQAPTPDWGVMVSDTDALMKGYWLPVIAPGVLIVLTVLALTVLGARISGEQPPGYLRRAKRTPRKQAPDPARPGGPEQKETTVGAVG; encoded by the coding sequence GTGAGACAGACGTTGAGCCAGACACTGCGGAAGACGGCCAGGAAGCTGGGCCGCTCCGGAACCGCCTCGGCGGTGTTCCTGCTGGTCGTGCTGGTGGTCGCGATCGCCGCGCCGCTGCTCGCCCCGGTCGACCCCAACCGGCAGAGCCTGCTGGACGCCTACACCGGCCCGTCCGCCGCGCACCTGCTCGGCGCGGACGGCATCGGCCGCGACATCCTGTCCCGGCTGATGTTCGGGGCGCGCACCAGCCTGCTCGGCCCGGCGCTGGTCGTCGGGGTGTCGCTGCTGTTCGGCATCCCGCTGGCGCTGCTGGCCAGTTGGTACGGCGGCTGGGTCGACGCGGTGGTGGCCCGGGTCTTCGACCTGATCTACGCGCTGCCCGGCCTGCTGCTCGCGGTGCTGACGGTGGCCCTGTTCGGTCCCGGCCTGACACCGGCCGTCGCCGCGCTCTCCATCGCCTACGTGCCCTTCCTGGCCCGGATCGTGCGGGCGGCGGCGCGCCAGCAGCGGGTCAGCCCGTACGTCGACGCCCTGTCGGTGCAGGGCTTCGGCATGGTGCGGATCTCCGTCGGCCACGTGCTGCGCAACATCGCGCCCACCGTGGTCGGCCAGGCCGCGATCGCCTTCGGCTACGCGCTGCTCGACCTGGCCTCGCTCTCCTACCTCGGCCTCGCCGTCCAGGCCCCGACGCCCGACTGGGGCGTCATGGTCAGCGACACCGACGCGCTGATGAAGGGGTACTGGCTGCCGGTGATCGCACCGGGCGTGCTGATCGTGCTCACCGTCCTGGCACTGACCGTGCTCGGCGCGCGGATCAGCGGCGAGCAGCCGCCCGGCTACCTGCGCCGCGCGAAGCGCACCCCGCGCAAGCAGGCCCCCGACCCGGCGCGGCCGGGCGGACCGGAGCAGAAGGAGACGACCGTGGGAGCCGTCGGATGA
- a CDS encoding ABC transporter permease, with product MTTLTTLPAAAAGAPAVRRRSPLSWAREHILLVVTVAIFVFMLLPNAVVLWMSFNQPVGKFNYVWNHFSTAAWANPCANPGMCHSIGLSLQIGAVATVVATVLGTMIAFAMVRHRFKARSGINALLFLPMAAPEVVMGATLAAMFFNTVGPGGLGFWTITIAHVMFCVSYVVVTVKARLAGMDPTLERAAQDLYATPFQTFMKVTLPLVAPGIAAAALLSFALSVDDYIITVFTAGNLETFPMYIWGSVQRAYPAQIDVIGSMMLLGTMAVIALSTVLGRVRAARR from the coding sequence ATGACGACTCTGACCACTCTCCCCGCGGCAGCCGCAGGGGCCCCGGCGGTCCGCCGCCGCAGCCCGCTGAGCTGGGCCCGCGAGCACATCCTGCTGGTCGTCACGGTGGCGATCTTCGTCTTCATGCTGCTGCCCAACGCGGTCGTCCTGTGGATGTCCTTCAACCAGCCCGTGGGCAAGTTCAACTACGTCTGGAACCACTTCTCCACGGCGGCCTGGGCCAACCCGTGCGCCAACCCCGGGATGTGCCACAGCATCGGGCTCTCGCTGCAGATCGGCGCCGTGGCGACCGTGGTGGCGACGGTGCTGGGCACGATGATCGCCTTCGCGATGGTGCGCCACCGCTTCAAGGCCCGCTCCGGCATCAACGCCCTGCTGTTCCTGCCGATGGCCGCCCCCGAGGTGGTCATGGGCGCGACGCTGGCCGCGATGTTCTTCAACACCGTCGGCCCCGGCGGGCTCGGCTTCTGGACCATCACGATCGCGCATGTGATGTTCTGCGTCAGCTACGTCGTGGTGACGGTCAAGGCCCGGCTCGCGGGCATGGACCCGACCCTGGAGCGGGCGGCCCAGGACCTCTACGCCACGCCGTTCCAGACCTTCATGAAGGTCACCCTCCCACTGGTGGCCCCCGGTATCGCGGCGGCGGCCCTGCTCTCCTTCGCGCTGTCGGTGGACGACTACATCATCACCGTCTTCACCGCCGGCAACCTGGAGACCTTCCCGATGTACATCTGGGGATCCGTGCAGCGCGCCTACCCGGCGCAGATCGACGTCATCGGCTCGATGATGCTGCTGGGCACCATGGCGGTCATCGCGCTCTCGACGGTCCTCGGCCGGGTGCGAGCCGCCCGGCGGTAG
- a CDS encoding ABC transporter permease: MTAVADPAAATAQRPPVADHKPRRNLTPWILLLPGLLWLTVFFLLPILTSVSASVQTGNYDDGFKLTWHWANYGHAISDYGTQYWHSGLYSTLTTVLCLALGYPVAYFIAFKGGKWKSLLMALVIVPSFTSFLIRTIAWETILADQGPVVHVLRSAHILGLTDALGWTTGSHVINTPAAVVCGMVYNFLPFTILPLYTSLEKIDPRLLEAGSDLYCSTFTTWRRITLPLSMPGVVGGTLLTFIPAVGDYINAQLLGNPNTGVVGQKIEDLFLRQTSGYPVGSAISVVMMVGTLVLVMSYIRKAGTEDLL, translated from the coding sequence ATGACCGCTGTCGCCGACCCCGCGGCCGCAACGGCGCAGCGCCCGCCGGTCGCGGACCACAAGCCGCGCCGCAACCTGACCCCCTGGATCCTGCTGCTGCCGGGCCTGCTCTGGCTGACCGTCTTCTTCCTGCTGCCGATCCTCACCTCGGTCTCGGCCTCGGTGCAGACCGGCAACTACGACGACGGCTTCAAGCTGACCTGGCACTGGGCCAACTACGGGCACGCGATCTCCGACTACGGGACGCAGTACTGGCACTCGGGCCTGTACTCGACCCTCACCACGGTCCTCTGCCTGGCGCTGGGCTACCCGGTGGCCTACTTCATCGCCTTCAAGGGCGGCAAGTGGAAGTCGCTGCTGATGGCACTGGTGATCGTGCCGTCGTTCACCAGCTTCCTGATCCGCACCATCGCCTGGGAGACCATCCTCGCCGACCAGGGCCCGGTCGTCCACGTGCTGCGGAGCGCGCACATCCTCGGGCTGACCGACGCGCTCGGCTGGACCACCGGCAGCCATGTGATCAACACCCCGGCGGCGGTGGTCTGCGGCATGGTCTACAACTTCCTGCCGTTCACGATCCTGCCGCTCTACACCTCGCTGGAGAAGATCGACCCCCGGCTGCTGGAGGCGGGCAGCGACCTCTACTGCAGCACCTTCACCACCTGGCGGCGGATCACCCTGCCGCTGTCGATGCCCGGTGTCGTCGGCGGCACCCTGCTGACCTTCATCCCGGCGGTCGGCGACTACATCAACGCCCAGCTGCTGGGCAACCCGAACACCGGCGTGGTCGGCCAGAAGATCGAGGACCTGTTCCTGCGACAGACCTCCGGCTACCCGGTCGGTTCGGCGATCTCGGTCGTGATGATGGTCGGCACGCTCGTCCTGGTGATGAGCTACATCCGCAAGGCCGGTACGGAGGATCTGCTCTGA
- a CDS encoding ABC transporter ATP-binding protein codes for MSAAATDTAQAVEVRELGKVFKGPRGVRHQAVADVSFDVPVGGSLGIVGESGSGKTTIARMLVGLERPTGGRIAVLGRDRSRPARRGAERGARARELQIVFQDPYTSLDPRQSARAAVEEVLRHHGGLTADQRAKRLDELVDQVGLTERQARARPRDLSGGQRQRVAIARALAARPRVLVLDEAVSALDVSIQAQILNLLADIRAETGLTYLLISHDLAVVRQLCDTVLVLRRGRVVEQGDCARVLDAPEQAYTRALREAVPVPGWRVGV; via the coding sequence ATGAGCGCGGCAGCGACCGACACCGCGCAGGCGGTCGAGGTACGGGAACTGGGCAAGGTGTTCAAGGGCCCGCGCGGGGTGCGGCACCAGGCCGTGGCGGACGTCTCGTTCGACGTCCCGGTCGGCGGCTCACTCGGTATCGTCGGCGAGTCCGGCTCGGGCAAGACCACCATCGCCCGGATGCTGGTCGGGCTGGAACGCCCGACCGGCGGCCGGATCGCGGTGCTGGGCCGCGACCGCAGCCGGCCGGCGCGCCGGGGCGCGGAGCGCGGCGCCCGGGCGCGGGAGCTGCAGATCGTCTTCCAGGACCCGTACACCTCGCTCGACCCGCGGCAGAGCGCGCGGGCCGCGGTGGAGGAGGTGCTGCGGCACCACGGCGGGCTGACGGCGGACCAGCGCGCGAAGCGACTCGACGAGCTGGTCGATCAGGTGGGCCTGACCGAGCGCCAGGCCCGGGCCCGTCCGCGCGACCTCTCCGGCGGCCAGCGCCAGCGGGTGGCGATCGCCCGGGCGCTGGCGGCGCGGCCGCGGGTCCTGGTGCTGGACGAGGCGGTCTCGGCGCTGGACGTGTCGATCCAGGCGCAGATCCTCAACCTGCTCGCGGACATCCGCGCCGAGACCGGGCTGACCTACCTGCTGATCTCGCACGACCTGGCGGTCGTGCGGCAGCTCTGCGACACGGTGCTGGTGCTGCGCCGCGGTCGGGTGGTCGAGCAGGGCGACTGCGCCCGCGTGCTCGACGCGCCGGAGCAGGCGTACACCCGGGCGCTGCGCGAGGCGGTTCCGGTGCCGGGCTGGAGAGTTGGGGTGTAG
- a CDS encoding ABC transporter ATP-binding protein, with the protein MSGPLLELSGLTVDIDTEAAASRTLLDGIDLTLARGEALGLVGESGSGKSMTVRAITRLLPAGARTSGTIRFEGADVGAMDAAALRSYRDGGVGLVFQDPRAHINPTRRIGAFLIEALVRNRKVPKREALARAAAVLAEVGIDDPTRRLRQYPHEVSGGMLQRVMIASVLLAEPRLILADEPTTALDVTIQQEVVAILDRLRRDRGMGMVFITHDLDLALAVCGRVAVMYAGRIVELRSADTLHERAAHPYTAGLLGSRPAIDERAERLAAIPGRPVSAFESGPGCAFAPRCAHARPVCEQRPPELTEFDGGLVRCARVAEIRPARTSKEASA; encoded by the coding sequence ATGAGCGGGCCACTGCTGGAACTGTCGGGCCTCACGGTCGACATCGACACCGAGGCCGCCGCCTCGCGCACGCTGCTCGACGGCATCGACCTGACCCTCGCCCGCGGCGAGGCGCTGGGCCTGGTCGGTGAGTCCGGCTCGGGCAAGTCGATGACCGTGCGCGCGATCACCCGGCTGCTGCCGGCCGGGGCCCGGACCTCGGGCACGATCCGCTTCGAGGGCGCCGACGTCGGCGCGATGGACGCCGCCGCACTGCGCTCCTACCGCGACGGCGGCGTGGGCCTGGTCTTCCAGGACCCGCGCGCGCACATCAACCCGACCCGCCGGATCGGCGCGTTCCTGATCGAGGCGCTGGTCCGCAACCGGAAGGTCCCCAAACGCGAGGCGCTGGCCAGGGCGGCGGCGGTGCTGGCCGAGGTCGGCATCGACGACCCGACCCGGCGGCTGCGGCAGTACCCGCACGAGGTCTCCGGCGGCATGCTGCAGCGCGTCATGATCGCCTCGGTGCTGCTCGCCGAGCCCCGGCTGATCCTGGCCGACGAGCCGACCACCGCGCTCGACGTGACGATCCAGCAGGAGGTCGTGGCCATTCTGGACCGGCTGCGCCGGGACCGCGGCATGGGCATGGTCTTCATCACCCACGACCTCGACCTCGCGCTGGCCGTCTGCGGCCGCGTGGCGGTGATGTACGCGGGGCGGATCGTCGAACTCCGGTCCGCCGACACCCTGCACGAGCGCGCCGCCCACCCGTACACGGCCGGGCTGCTCGGCTCGCGACCCGCGATCGACGAGCGGGCGGAGCGGCTGGCGGCCATCCCCGGCCGCCCCGTCTCCGCCTTCGAGTCGGGCCCGGGCTGCGCCTTCGCGCCGCGCTGCGCGCACGCGCGGCCGGTCTGCGAGCAGCGGCCACCGGAACTCACCGAGTTCGACGGCGGGTTGGTGCGCTGCGCGCGGGTGGCGGAGATCCGCCCGGCACGGACGAGCAAGGAGGCGAGCGCATGA